The window CCGGCCCGGACAACTCGTTCGGCTGGCGCGTCTCCACGGCGATCGCCGGGACGCTCGCGGTGCTGCTCGTCTTCCTCATCGCCCGGATGCTGTTCCGGTCGACGATGATCGCCACGATCGCGGGTTTCCTGTTCGCGATCGACGGCCACGCGATCGTGATGAGCCGGGTGGCGCTGCTCGACGGGTTCGTGATGTTCTTCGCGCTGCTCGCGTTCTGCTGCATCCTGCTCGACCGCAAGTGGGCGGCGGACCGGCTGGCGGCGCGCGTGGCCGCGGAGCGCGCGAATGGCCGCGACCCGGCGTGGGGGCCGGTGCTGTGGTGGCGTCCGTGGCTGATCGCCGCGGGAATCCTGTGCGGGCTGTGCGCGGGCGTGAAGTGGACGGGCTTCTACTTCCTCGCGTTCTTCGCCGTCTACACGGTGCTGGTGGATGCGCTGGCCCGACGCCGCGAGGGACTGCCCTTCTACATCAGCGGTTCACTGCTCAAGCAGGCACCCGCGACCTTCGTGCTGATGGTCCCGCTCGCCTTCGTCGCCTACGTGGCCACCTGGGCCGGCTGGATCTTCACGGGGAACGGCTACTACCGGCACTGGGCGGAGTCGGTGCACATGCAGTGGACCGGCGGGCTCTCCTGGGTGCCGCTCTGGGTGCAGAACCTCTGGCATTACCAGACCGAGATGTACAACTACAGCATCAACCTGCACACGCCGCATCCGTACCAGTCGAACCCGCTGACGTGGACGCTGATGCTGCGGCCCACGAGCATGTACTACGTCGGTTCCACGCAGGGACAGAACGGATGCGCGTCCTCGGCGTGCTCGGCGGCGATCACGTCGCTCGGCAACCCGCTGATCTGGTGGGCGGGAACCGCGGCGATCCTGTTCCTGCTGTACTGGCTCGTCCGCACGCGGGATTGGCGCATCGGCCTCATCCTGACCGGGCTCGCGGCGGGCTACCTGCCGTGGTGGCTGTACATGGGCCGCACGATCTTCACCTTCTACTCGATCGCGTTCGAGCCGTACCTGATCCTGGCGCTGACTGCCGTCATCGCGTTGATCCTGGGCAGCCGCGACGATCCGGAGCGGAGGCGGAGGCGCGGCATCCTCTGGATCGGCGTGTACCTCGTCGCGTGTGCCCTGGTCAGCGTGTTCTTCTGGCCGATCTGGACCGGCCAGCAGGTGCCGTTCTGGTTCTGGCAGATCCATATGTGGCTGCCCAGCTGGGTCTGACCCGGCGGCCGGACGCACTGGCGGTGTCGGAGGGCGGTGGTAGACCGAGTGGTATGACGGATGCCGAACAGCCCCTCGATCTCGTCCCGCTGCCCGGGAGCGAGCGCCCCGACCGACCCGGATTCCAGGCCCACGGCGGCCTCGCGCCGGACTCGCGCGTCGACGCGACCCTCGTCCTGCGGCGCAGGGAGCCGCTGCCGGAGAGCGCCTTCGCTCAGCCGCTGAGCCGCGAGGAGCTGGCCGAGCGGTACGGCGCGGCGCCCGACGACGTCTCGCTGGTGCGCGACACGCTCCAGGGTCTCGGCCTCACGATCGACGAAGTGGATGCGGGCGCCCGCCGGGTGCGGGTGTCCGGCCCGGTGCAGATCATGGCGCGCGTCTTCGGCACCGATCTGGCTCAGTCGACCCGCGACGACGCCGGCGACGACGCACCGACCTACCGGCAGCGCACGGGCGGGCTGAGCATCCCGGCCGCGCTGGACGGGGTGGTCACCGCCGTGCTCGGCCTCGACGACCGGCCCCAGGCGCGGGCGCAGTTCCGGTACGTCCCGGCAGCGGCGGTCAACACCAGCTACACGCCGCCGGAGCTCGGCCGCGTCTACGAGTTCCCCGAGGGGACGGACGGCAGCGGCCAGACCATCGCGATCATCGAGCTCGGCGGCGGGTACGTGCAGTCCGATCTCGACACGTACTTCGCCGGGCTCGGCATCCCGACACCGTCCGTCACCGCGGTCGGCGTCGACGGCGGGTCCAACGCGCCGGAGGGCAACCCCAACGGCGCGGACGGCGAGGTGATGCTCGATATCGAGGTGGCGGGCGCGCTCGCCCCGGGCGCGAACATCGTCGTGTACTTCGCGCCGAACACCGACGCCGGGTTCCTCGACGCGGTGTCGACCGCCGCGCACGCCGACCCGACCCCGGCCGCCATCAGCATCAGCTGGGGCCAGTCGGAGGACCAGTGGACGGCCCAGGCCCGCACCGCCTTCGACCAGGCGCTGCAGGATGCGGCCGCACTCGGCGTGACGACGACGGCCGCGGCCGGCGACGACGGCAGCAGCGACCGGGTCGGCGACGGCCGGCCCCACGTCGACTTCCCGGCCTCCTCCCCGCACGCCCTGGCCTGCGGCGGGACGCGCCTGGAGGCGGACGGCGACACCGGTACCGTGCACTCGGAGACGGTCTGGAACAACGGGACGGGCGGCGGCGCGACCGGCGGCGGCGTCAGCGCCGTCTTCCCGCTGCCGTCGTGGCAGAAGGGCGTCGGCGTGCCGTCCGGCGCGGACGGCACCGACGCGGGAGGGACCGCCAACGGACCGGGCGGACGCGGCGTTCCCGACGTCTCCGCCGTCGCCGACCCGCAGACCGGCTACCAGGTGCGCGTCGACGGCCAGGACACGGTGATCGGCGGCACCAGCGCCGTCGCGCCGCTCTGGGCGGCACTCGTCGCGCGGATCGTCCAGTCGACCGGGAAGCCGCTGGGGCTCGCGCAGCCCGCGCTCTACGACGCTGTGCCGGCGGGGACGGTCGCCGACGGCTTCCGCGACATCACCACGGGCGACAACGGCGCGTACCGGGCGGCTCCGGGATGGGATGCGTGCACCGGCCTCGGCGTGCCGAACGGCACGTCGCTGCTGTCGGCGCTCTGAGCGGGCGCCCGGCGGCGCGGCACGGCGACGAGGGCCGGCGCCGCGGCGAGGACGGTCGGGCGCCGGTCCGTTCTCTCGGCAGAATGGACCGGTGAGCTCCGCTTCCCCCGTCGCCCGGCCCGTCGCGCCCTGGCTCCCGGGCCTCGTCGCGTGCGCCGCCGCGGCGGCCGTCGCGTGGGGCGTGCACTGGCTCGTGCCCGCCGTACCGTTGCTGACGGCCGCCGTCGTGCTCGGCATCGTCGTCGGCCAGCTGCCGGTCGCGCGCCCGGCGGTGACGGGCCGGCTGGCGCCCGGGCTCTCGCTGAGCGCAAAGCGGCTGATGCGGATCGGCGTGGTCCTGCTCGGACTCAAGCTGAGCCTCGGCGACATCGCCCACCTCGGCTGGGTCGCCATCCTCACCACGGTCGCGGTCGTCCTGCTCAGCTTCGCGGGCACCTTCTGGATCGGGCGCCTGCTCCGGCTGCCCGGTCACCAGCCGCTGCTCATCGCCACCGGTTTCTCGATCTGCGGAGCCTCCGCGATCGGGGCGATGAGCAGCGTCGTGAAGCCGAAGGACGAGGAGGCGGCGACCCCGGTCGCCCTGGTGACCCTGTGCGGCACGCTCGCGATCTTCGTGCTGCCCCTGCTGTGGCATCCCCTCGGCCTGGATGCGCAGCAGTTCGGCCACTGGGTCGGCGCGGGCGTGCACGATGTCGGCCAGGTCGTCGCCACGGCGCAGCTCGCCGGCGCGGCCGCCCTCGCGGTCGCCGTGGTGGTCAAGCTGACCCGCGTGCTGATGCTGGCGCCGATGGTCGCGATCGCGGCCGTCGTCGAGCGCCGTCGCCACGTGGCCGGCGACCCGTCGGTGAAGCGCCCGCCGATCGTCCCGCTGTTCGTGGCGGGGTTCCTGCTCGCGGTGCTGATCCGCACCTTCGTGCCGCTCCCGGCCGCCGTGACGGACGGTGCGGATACGGCGCAGACGGTCCTGCTCGCGATGGCGCTGTTCGGGCTCGGCACGGCGGTGCGGCTGCGGACCCTGCTCGGGACCGGCTGGCGCGCGCTCGTCACCGCGCTCGCCTCCTGGGCGCTGATCGCCGCGCTCGCGCTGGTCGCCGTCTGGGTGAGCACGGCCGCCTGACGCAGGCGCGGCCGGCGCCGGCATCGAGGGGTCAGGCGCGCGCCACGATGTGGAAGACGTGCCAGTGCTTCGGGCCGTCGAACGACATGCCGCGACGGTCGTCCTCGGCCAGCTGCAGCACGTCCATCCCGGCGAGCATCCCCTCCACCTGGCGTCGCTCGTGGAAGCTCATGCCGGGGCGGCCCGCCCACTCGTCGTTCGGGCCGAACAGCTCGCCGGCGAAGAGCCCGCCAGGCCGCAGCGCC is drawn from Leifsonia shinshuensis and contains these coding sequences:
- a CDS encoding phospholipid carrier-dependent glycosyltransferase, translated to MTSAPATDVAAVHRAPERTGTRLDDWWARVLRTPARLRVWYWGAPIGVTLLAAVLRLWNLGQPHSLVFDETFYVKDSWTIWNLGYEGSWPDKADARFAAGQTQIFDSDPSFVAHPPLGKWLIGLGMAATGPDNSFGWRVSTAIAGTLAVLLVFLIARMLFRSTMIATIAGFLFAIDGHAIVMSRVALLDGFVMFFALLAFCCILLDRKWAADRLAARVAAERANGRDPAWGPVLWWRPWLIAAGILCGLCAGVKWTGFYFLAFFAVYTVLVDALARRREGLPFYISGSLLKQAPATFVLMVPLAFVAYVATWAGWIFTGNGYYRHWAESVHMQWTGGLSWVPLWVQNLWHYQTEMYNYSINLHTPHPYQSNPLTWTLMLRPTSMYYVGSTQGQNGCASSACSAAITSLGNPLIWWAGTAAILFLLYWLVRTRDWRIGLILTGLAAGYLPWWLYMGRTIFTFYSIAFEPYLILALTAVIALILGSRDDPERRRRRGILWIGVYLVACALVSVFFWPIWTGQQVPFWFWQIHMWLPSWV
- a CDS encoding S53 family peptidase; amino-acid sequence: MTDAEQPLDLVPLPGSERPDRPGFQAHGGLAPDSRVDATLVLRRREPLPESAFAQPLSREELAERYGAAPDDVSLVRDTLQGLGLTIDEVDAGARRVRVSGPVQIMARVFGTDLAQSTRDDAGDDAPTYRQRTGGLSIPAALDGVVTAVLGLDDRPQARAQFRYVPAAAVNTSYTPPELGRVYEFPEGTDGSGQTIAIIELGGGYVQSDLDTYFAGLGIPTPSVTAVGVDGGSNAPEGNPNGADGEVMLDIEVAGALAPGANIVVYFAPNTDAGFLDAVSTAAHADPTPAAISISWGQSEDQWTAQARTAFDQALQDAAALGVTTTAAAGDDGSSDRVGDGRPHVDFPASSPHALACGGTRLEADGDTGTVHSETVWNNGTGGGATGGGVSAVFPLPSWQKGVGVPSGADGTDAGGTANGPGGRGVPDVSAVADPQTGYQVRVDGQDTVIGGTSAVAPLWAALVARIVQSTGKPLGLAQPALYDAVPAGTVADGFRDITTGDNGAYRAAPGWDACTGLGVPNGTSLLSAL
- a CDS encoding putative sulfate exporter family transporter; its protein translation is MSSASPVARPVAPWLPGLVACAAAAAVAWGVHWLVPAVPLLTAAVVLGIVVGQLPVARPAVTGRLAPGLSLSAKRLMRIGVVLLGLKLSLGDIAHLGWVAILTTVAVVLLSFAGTFWIGRLLRLPGHQPLLIATGFSICGASAIGAMSSVVKPKDEEAATPVALVTLCGTLAIFVLPLLWHPLGLDAQQFGHWVGAGVHDVGQVVATAQLAGAAALAVAVVVKLTRVLMLAPMVAIAAVVERRRHVAGDPSVKRPPIVPLFVAGFLLAVLIRTFVPLPAAVTDGADTAQTVLLAMALFGLGTAVRLRTLLGTGWRALVTALASWALIAALALVAVWVSTAA